A genomic window from Flavobacterium johnsoniae includes:
- a CDS encoding PorP/SprF family type IX secretion system membrane protein, with product MRTKLLFFVILLVTYSGYAQQDAQFTQYMYNTININPAYAGSRGALSIFALHRDQWVGLDGAPKTNTISVNTPINNSNVGLGVSLVNDKIGPTTENQFSVDLSYTIPTSDTWKLSFGIKGTADIFNLDVTKLSPETAGDPKFQNLDNDFSPNVGAGLYWHSSKAYIGLSVPNFIQTNRYDDNDVAIYKDKINYYLMAGYVFDLSQEIKFKPAALTKMVEGAPLQVDVSANFLFFEKLTLGVAYRWDAAVSAMAGFQITDGLYLGYGYDNETTRLRNYNSGSHEIFLRFELFKYNSKMTTPRFF from the coding sequence ATGAGAACAAAATTACTTTTTTTCGTCATTCTGTTAGTTACATATAGCGGTTACGCGCAACAAGATGCTCAGTTTACGCAATATATGTACAATACAATTAACATAAATCCTGCTTATGCTGGTTCTCGTGGTGCATTAAGTATTTTTGCATTACACCGTGATCAATGGGTAGGATTAGATGGAGCCCCTAAGACAAATACAATATCTGTCAACACTCCAATAAACAACAGCAATGTTGGACTTGGCGTATCTTTAGTTAATGACAAAATTGGTCCCACGACCGAAAATCAATTCTCTGTAGATTTATCTTATACGATTCCAACTTCAGACACTTGGAAACTTTCATTTGGGATAAAAGGTACCGCAGATATTTTTAATCTTGACGTAACTAAATTAAGCCCAGAAACAGCTGGCGATCCTAAATTTCAAAACTTAGATAATGATTTTTCTCCAAATGTTGGTGCGGGTTTATACTGGCATTCTAGTAAAGCTTACATTGGTTTATCTGTACCAAACTTTATTCAGACCAATCGTTACGATGATAATGATGTAGCTATTTATAAAGATAAAATCAACTATTATTTAATGGCAGGTTATGTCTTTGATCTTTCTCAGGAAATAAAATTTAAACCTGCTGCTTTAACTAAAATGGTTGAGGGTGCACCTCTTCAGGTCGATGTATCAGCAAACTTTTTATTCTTCGAAAAACTAACTCTTGGGGTTGCCTACAGATGGGATGCAGCGGTAAGTGCAATGGCTGGATTTCAAATTACTGACGGCTTATATCTTGGATATGGGTACGACAATGAAACTACTAGACTGAGAAACTACAATTCTGGTTCGCATGAAATCTTCTTACGTTTCGAACTTTTCAAATACAATAGTAAAATGACAACTCCTCGTTTCTTCTAA
- a CDS encoding SixA phosphatase family protein, with amino-acid sequence MKNLILIRHAKSSWEAPLKDFDRPLMKRGILDAHDVSLHISNYLPKTYIIWSSTAARASETALIFAQNISYPIESIVFKDDLYTFDEKQLEKVIKSCDNSLESVILFGHNEAITNFVNKFGDVFIDNVPTSGFVSLQFDAESWDTINKGKTHKTIFPKDLKS; translated from the coding sequence ATGAAAAATCTCATTTTAATACGCCATGCTAAATCAAGTTGGGAAGCACCGTTGAAAGATTTCGATCGCCCATTAATGAAAAGAGGAATTTTAGATGCGCATGACGTTTCATTACATATTTCTAATTATCTTCCAAAAACGTATATAATTTGGAGCAGTACTGCCGCAAGGGCTTCAGAAACTGCTTTAATCTTTGCTCAAAATATTTCTTACCCAATAGAAAGCATCGTTTTTAAAGACGATTTATATACTTTTGATGAGAAACAACTCGAAAAAGTTATCAAATCGTGTGATAATAGTTTAGAAAGCGTTATTCTTTTCGGACATAACGAGGCTATTACAAATTTTGTTAATAAATTTGGGGATGTTTTTATTGATAATGTTCCAACTTCGGGCTTTGTATCCTTACAATTTGATGCTGAAAGCTGGGATACAATAAATAAAGGCAAAACACATAAAACTATATTCCCCAAAGATTTAAAATCATAA
- a CDS encoding OmpA family protein, translated as MKNYTLLLLTIISAFSFGSYAQKAKIASGDKKYDSYAYVDAIKTYEKVASKGYKSEDMFKKLGNSYYFNSDFANAAKWYGELFAMNTSIEPEYYYRYAQSLKSIGENNKANSFLDQFYAKSKNDARGKLYKDNANYLDEIKANSGRYKIEDAGINSKYSDYGSFVYNNKIYFASARDTGNFTKRKHQWTGEYFTNIYNADVDSQSGNAGKVKKFKSAINTKFHEASPVFTQDGKTVYFTRNNYINGKKGKNENRITLIKIYKATLNADNKWDNIVELPFNSDNYSTGHPALSPDEKTLYFSSDMPGSFGQSDLYKVSINSNGGFGTPENLGKEINTEGKETYPFVTKENEIYFSSDGYPGLGGLDVFVANIDNDGKISNIQNVGADVNSPKDDFAYIIDPASRRGYFTSNKDGGQGSDDIYKFLETRKLKCEQQLEGIITDAETGTVLPGTKVTLFDDQMNVKNTIVTDEYGKYVFPVECGKIYFVRAEKPEYNTKEVSVTISKTSGKTSLPIALEKSSCKVTVGDDLGVCFGIKMIYFDLDKSNIRTEAALDLEKILVVLNENPTMKLDIRSHTDSRATHQYNAALSDRRAKSTIKWLIKNGISPNRLTGKGYGETQLVNKCADGVKCTEEEHQANRRSEFIITAL; from the coding sequence ATGAAAAACTATACACTACTTCTCTTAACCATTATCAGTGCTTTTTCATTTGGCAGTTATGCTCAAAAAGCGAAAATAGCTTCTGGAGACAAGAAATATGACAGTTATGCATATGTAGATGCTATTAAAACTTATGAAAAAGTAGCGTCTAAAGGATACAAATCTGAAGACATGTTTAAAAAACTAGGAAACTCTTACTATTTTAATTCAGATTTTGCAAATGCCGCAAAGTGGTATGGCGAATTGTTTGCAATGAATACTTCTATAGAACCTGAATATTACTACCGATACGCTCAATCTTTAAAATCTATTGGCGAAAACAACAAAGCCAATTCTTTTTTAGATCAGTTTTACGCAAAATCAAAAAACGATGCTCGAGGTAAACTTTATAAAGATAATGCCAATTATCTAGACGAAATCAAAGCCAATTCAGGAAGATATAAAATTGAAGATGCCGGTATAAATAGTAAATATTCTGATTATGGATCTTTCGTCTACAATAACAAAATATATTTTGCTTCTGCCAGAGATACTGGAAATTTTACGAAACGCAAACACCAATGGACTGGAGAATATTTCACCAATATTTACAATGCTGATGTAGATTCTCAAAGTGGAAATGCGGGCAAAGTTAAAAAGTTCAAATCGGCAATTAACACCAAATTTCACGAAGCATCTCCTGTTTTTACACAAGATGGTAAAACAGTTTATTTTACAAGAAACAATTATATTAATGGGAAAAAAGGGAAAAATGAAAATAGAATTACTTTAATAAAAATTTATAAAGCAACTTTAAATGCTGATAATAAATGGGACAACATTGTTGAACTTCCTTTTAATAGCGATAATTACAGCACTGGACATCCTGCATTAAGTCCCGACGAAAAAACATTATATTTTTCATCAGATATGCCAGGTTCTTTCGGTCAATCTGATTTGTATAAAGTCAGCATTAATTCAAATGGCGGATTTGGAACTCCTGAAAATCTTGGAAAAGAAATTAATACTGAAGGAAAAGAAACATATCCTTTTGTAACTAAAGAAAATGAAATTTATTTTTCGTCTGACGGATATCCTGGACTTGGAGGTTTAGATGTTTTTGTGGCTAATATCGATAATGATGGAAAAATAAGCAATATTCAAAATGTCGGAGCAGATGTAAACTCTCCTAAAGACGATTTCGCGTATATTATTGATCCAGCTTCAAGAAGAGGTTATTTTACCTCAAATAAAGATGGCGGTCAAGGTTCTGATGATATTTATAAATTCTTAGAAACAAGAAAACTCAAATGCGAGCAACAGCTTGAAGGAATAATTACTGATGCCGAGACTGGAACTGTTTTGCCAGGCACTAAAGTAACTTTATTCGACGATCAGATGAACGTGAAAAACACAATAGTTACAGATGAATACGGAAAGTATGTTTTTCCTGTTGAATGTGGAAAAATATATTTTGTAAGAGCCGAAAAACCTGAATACAATACTAAAGAAGTAAGTGTAACTATTTCTAAAACAAGTGGAAAAACTAGTCTGCCAATTGCATTAGAAAAATCAAGCTGTAAAGTTACTGTCGGTGATGATTTAGGTGTTTGCTTTGGAATTAAAATGATCTATTTTGATCTTGACAAATCGAATATTAGAACAGAAGCTGCCTTAGATTTAGAAAAAATATTAGTGGTTTTAAACGAAAATCCAACAATGAAATTAGATATTCGTTCGCACACAGACAGTAGAGCAACACATCAGTACAATGCAGCTTTATCTGACAGAAGAGCAAAATCTACCATTAAATGGCTTATTAAAAACGGTATATCGCCAAATCGATTAACAGGAAAAGGCTATGGAGAAACTCAACTTGTAAATAAATGTGCAGACGGAGTTAAATGTACCGAAGAAGAACATCAAGCCAATAGACGAAGTGAGTTTATTATAACTGCTTTGTAA
- a CDS encoding CAP domain-containing protein — protein MKKIKRIMLFIAIVIAMNSCTADTAEGSVDNNPIEALVTNYSYNDFELLTMKLINEHRLSVGLNALEKVNHISSKCEEHNVYMIENNVVNHNDFVERSQNITSVLGAKKVGENVAYNYKTPEAALRAWLESPGHKANIEGDYTHFGISVTTDTVTGKKYYTNIFAKL, from the coding sequence ATGAAAAAGATTAAGCGCATCATGTTGTTCATTGCGATTGTAATCGCAATGAACTCATGTACTGCAGACACCGCCGAAGGAAGCGTGGATAATAATCCGATAGAAGCGCTCGTTACTAATTACTCTTACAACGATTTTGAACTTCTTACTATGAAGCTTATTAACGAACACCGTTTGAGTGTTGGTTTAAATGCTTTAGAAAAAGTAAATCATATATCTTCTAAATGTGAAGAACATAATGTTTATATGATTGAAAACAATGTTGTAAATCACAATGATTTTGTCGAAAGATCTCAAAATATTACTAGTGTTTTAGGAGCCAAAAAAGTTGGTGAAAACGTTGCCTACAACTATAAAACTCCTGAAGCGGCTTTGAGAGCCTGGCTGGAGAGTCCAGGCCACAAAGCAAATATCGAAGGTGATTATACGCATTTCGGTATATCTGTTACAACAGATACTGTGACTGGTAAAAAATATTACACTAACATTTTTGCTAAGTTGTAA
- a CDS encoding HYR-like domain-containing protein, with protein MKKFYYPYLTAFYIFFMLFMSINEVKAQVIVPFKERTSTYSPTRTIYKIKGDFTMIGNINLTTQNYDRWETNGPFPMVYIDKDNDNQTVNSSSATLDLLNDHGAKLTNCYNIVYAGLYWTGRIDDATNSPSTFTVNKNGNVTNLDKRKILFKGPNNGNYDEFTATDIYFPNNSENNIFTAYTEVTDYVKANGVGEYFAANIAATEGADGGAIGKYAGWGLIVVYENSDMKNRDITVFDGHAFVQNNITADHSFSVSGFNAIASGPVDVKLGIMAGEGDINYNGDYFKIQKLNTNDYLSLSHSENSPDNFFNSSINTGGNYRNPNFENNSGMDISMFKLPNENKDIIGNNQTSTTFRYGSTVDTYVIFSIVMAVDAYVPEIEGIISATSINGSPAGAGPYTVLPGQELGYKVQIQNRGTEAIQNSKLVIPIPYNATYVPGSLAKTINFTPAPTPNSLTYEPTIGANGSIVWDLGTLPLPTDPNTILGELTFTLKSTENCALLKNSNCSNVIQVNGKLSGKGVNSSVTVTDHSLILGYTPSGSCTGSPIAAPLQTTIDSANYTNANCQATPPIIAFTFCNSASSIPVTDVTGSFPTGSTFYNAYPVVAGTTAQYTINNPFPATVGTSTYYAIPPGASSGCYFQFTITIESITTTPTVTSPINYCIGDTPVALTAVPTKPEYTLYYYETLTSTGQQSLTPSTTVAGQYTYYVAEGKTNACIGPKKEIIINVNEKPTVSITNPLPICSPATSLDLTATNITAGSSSGLTYTYWTDATATTPYANFAEAVPGTYYIKGTNSSNCFDIKPVVVTKSTVSITELTASHVDVKCFNQATGSISVENASGGVAPYTYSWKKNGAVYTGTSQTLTDLEAGSYEITATDSNGCQGTLVITISQPAAGLALGISSKTDASCFGTSTGTLTAGAVTNAIGTVKYSWKNEANTEISTSANVSDVPAGTYTLTVTDDCSSQSNSVIVGQPAAALSAVKSQTNVSCGNGTNGSATVTVSGGTPAYTYIWNTNPVQTTATANNLIAGNYSVKITDANGCEINESFTILDGDAIKPIISPLPQTTTINCPAEPVFAQATATDDSGTVSSLTYIDDIVPGNCAGSYTKTRTWTAQDACGNISLPVSQTIIVQDNTAPTWTTQAGSLDKTIECSDASALANAQALFPTATDSCDADVTNIVKVSGSFTASAGCGNAGTYTNTWTVKDDCGNTSDTFTQIITIQDTTAPTWTTLAGSLDKTIECSDASALANAQTLFPTATDSCDADVTNIVKVSGLFTASTTCANAGTYTNTWTVKDDCGNTSDTFTQIITIQDTTAPTWTTLAGSLDKTIECSDASALANAQTLFPTATDSCDADVTNIVKVSGAFTASPTCANAGTYTNTWTVKDDCGNTSSTFTQIITIQDTTAPLFTGNLPQNMTVSCDAVPEPAEMTASDNCNGSLPIVFSETKSDIQNGCASNYTLTRTWKTSDCGGNTVSYTQIITVKDTTAPTGTAPANVTNLASIDLIPVGSPADIKDAADNCSPTVNITVKDTNSGCDGNVNILTRTYTLTDCAGNKTELVQTFTINCKKAIIANDDSAGPIAGVNHTTTNVLNVFSNDTLDGAPATPSNVILTTVTPNPFLQLNPNGSIDILPNAPVGTLTLVYQICEANQTNNCDTATVTITIEAPKMTVTATPICVNDVPYIDYVVTPLNFTPVNGVSIVWADSSNNAVTTMNNLPLTGRILWPGAIIDNNGKGIDWPGWIFENNKWVQGADGFEKLRPTANLIVTLNPTETITVNYPPSDPYCTSRPAFAIVANNDTAGPINGVSGANNIVNVLTNDTLNGSAVNINDVTLTTTIPDPKGALTLNADGSVNVAPNTPEGTYTLTYQICEKADFGNCATAVVTVTVITPAAPPTPVVANDDTYSNIGCNTFGVVGNVLSNDLKGTTPVTLEIVNFTLLSDNNSKTDPNITISNSGSVTVSSLTPAGTYTYSYRICDKLSSENCDTAIVTITVVPNGTTQFSSEACTDDSSLLNLTSLLPEGSPTTGTWVDRSNSNALQGNIFNPFGLALGNYVLEYLIADEKCPRSIILNMEVNDDCKVLACGEVFPHNAFSPNGDTFNDTFKIDYIDDLTCYPENTVEIYNRWGILVFETKNYNNTTNAFDGISRGRTTVKQSDGLPTGTYFYIINYKSLDGNNNLQDNKLSGYLYLSK; from the coding sequence ATGAAAAAATTCTACTATCCCTATTTAACGGCTTTTTATATCTTTTTTATGCTTTTTATGAGCATTAATGAAGTAAAAGCTCAAGTAATTGTACCGTTTAAAGAACGAACTTCTACATATTCTCCTACTAGAACGATTTATAAAATCAAAGGAGATTTTACGATGATTGGAAATATCAATCTAACGACTCAGAATTATGATCGTTGGGAGACTAATGGTCCTTTTCCGATGGTATACATTGACAAGGATAATGATAACCAAACAGTTAATTCTTCTTCTGCAACTTTAGATTTATTGAATGATCATGGTGCCAAATTGACAAACTGTTACAATATTGTTTACGCTGGATTGTACTGGACTGGAAGAATTGACGATGCAACTAATAGTCCAAGTACTTTTACTGTAAATAAAAACGGTAACGTTACAAATCTGGATAAAAGAAAAATCTTGTTTAAAGGTCCAAATAATGGAAACTACGATGAATTTACAGCAACGGATATTTATTTCCCAAATAATTCTGAAAACAATATTTTTACTGCATACACAGAAGTTACAGATTATGTAAAAGCAAATGGAGTTGGTGAATATTTTGCCGCAAACATTGCTGCAACAGAAGGTGCTGACGGTGGTGCGATAGGAAAATATGCCGGATGGGGATTAATAGTGGTTTATGAAAATTCAGACATGAAAAATAGGGATATTACTGTTTTTGATGGTCATGCATTTGTTCAAAATAACATTACTGCCGATCACTCTTTTTCTGTTTCTGGATTTAACGCTATAGCATCTGGACCTGTTGATGTCAAACTTGGAATTATGGCTGGTGAAGGTGATATTAATTATAATGGCGATTATTTTAAAATTCAGAAATTGAATACTAATGATTATTTAAGTTTAAGCCATTCTGAAAATTCACCAGATAATTTCTTTAACTCTTCTATCAATACTGGAGGAAATTATAGAAATCCGAATTTTGAAAATAATTCAGGAATGGATATCAGTATGTTCAAACTTCCAAATGAAAATAAAGACATCATTGGAAACAATCAGACTTCTACCACTTTCAGATATGGATCTACTGTTGACACTTATGTAATCTTTTCTATTGTCATGGCAGTTGATGCATATGTTCCAGAAATTGAAGGTATTATTAGTGCTACTTCAATAAACGGAAGTCCTGCTGGAGCTGGTCCATACACAGTTTTACCTGGTCAAGAATTAGGCTATAAAGTTCAAATACAAAATAGAGGAACAGAGGCTATCCAAAATAGCAAACTTGTTATTCCAATTCCTTACAATGCTACATATGTTCCTGGAAGTTTAGCAAAAACAATAAATTTTACTCCTGCTCCTACTCCAAATTCATTGACATATGAACCAACAATTGGTGCAAATGGCTCTATTGTTTGGGATTTAGGAACATTGCCATTACCAACTGATCCGAATACTATTTTGGGAGAATTAACATTCACATTAAAATCAACTGAGAATTGTGCTTTGCTAAAAAATTCTAACTGTAGCAATGTTATTCAGGTAAATGGAAAATTAAGTGGAAAAGGTGTTAATTCTTCAGTTACTGTAACTGATCATTCTTTGATATTAGGCTACACACCATCTGGAAGCTGTACGGGATCTCCAATAGCAGCACCACTTCAAACAACAATAGATTCAGCAAATTATACCAATGCAAATTGCCAAGCGACTCCGCCAATAATTGCATTTACATTTTGCAACAGCGCATCATCAATTCCTGTTACAGATGTTACAGGATCTTTTCCAACAGGATCAACGTTTTACAATGCGTATCCAGTAGTTGCAGGAACAACAGCTCAATATACCATCAACAATCCGTTTCCTGCTACGGTTGGAACATCAACTTATTATGCTATTCCTCCTGGAGCGTCTAGCGGATGTTATTTTCAATTTACAATTACTATTGAAAGCATTACAACCACACCAACGGTTACTAGTCCAATAAATTATTGTATTGGTGATACACCAGTAGCATTAACTGCTGTACCTACCAAACCAGAATATACATTATACTATTATGAAACCTTGACTTCAACAGGTCAGCAATCATTAACACCTTCTACAACTGTAGCTGGACAATACACTTATTATGTTGCCGAAGGAAAAACAAATGCTTGTATTGGTCCAAAAAAAGAAATAATAATTAATGTAAATGAAAAACCAACAGTTTCTATAACTAATCCTCTTCCAATTTGTTCTCCTGCTACTTCATTAGATTTAACGGCTACAAATATCACAGCTGGAAGCTCTTCAGGATTAACATACACGTATTGGACAGATGCTACGGCAACAACTCCATATGCCAACTTTGCTGAAGCTGTTCCTGGAACTTATTACATAAAAGGAACTAATTCTTCTAATTGCTTTGATATAAAACCAGTTGTAGTTACAAAAAGTACTGTTTCGATAACAGAATTAACTGCTTCGCATGTAGATGTAAAATGTTTCAATCAGGCAACAGGTTCTATTAGCGTAGAAAATGCTTCTGGCGGAGTAGCTCCTTATACTTATTCATGGAAAAAAAATGGTGCTGTTTATACAGGAACTTCGCAAACGTTAACTGATCTTGAAGCTGGCAGTTATGAAATTACTGCAACAGATAGCAATGGTTGTCAAGGAACTTTAGTTATTACAATTTCTCAACCTGCTGCAGGTTTGGCTTTAGGAATATCTTCTAAAACTGATGCTTCATGCTTTGGAACAAGTACTGGAACTTTAACTGCCGGTGCTGTAACAAATGCCATTGGAACAGTAAAATATTCTTGGAAAAATGAAGCAAATACTGAAATTTCAACTTCTGCAAATGTTTCAGACGTACCAGCGGGAACATACACATTAACCGTAACTGATGATTGTTCTTCACAGTCTAATTCTGTTATAGTTGGTCAGCCAGCTGCGGCGCTAAGTGCTGTAAAATCTCAAACTAATGTTTCATGTGGCAACGGAACAAACGGTTCTGCAACAGTAACTGTTTCTGGAGGAACTCCTGCATATACTTATATTTGGAATACCAATCCGGTTCAAACTACTGCAACAGCAAATAATCTTATAGCTGGAAATTATAGCGTAAAAATTACGGATGCAAACGGATGTGAAATTAATGAGTCTTTTACAATTTTAGATGGAGATGCTATCAAACCAATCATAAGTCCGTTACCACAAACAACAACAATTAATTGTCCAGCAGAACCTGTTTTTGCACAAGCAACAGCAACAGATGATAGCGGAACTGTATCTTCATTAACATATATTGATGATATTGTTCCTGGAAATTGCGCTGGTTCTTATACAAAAACAAGAACTTGGACTGCACAAGATGCTTGCGGAAATATTTCGCTTCCTGTATCACAGACCATTATTGTGCAAGACAATACGGCACCAACTTGGACAACACAAGCTGGATCTTTAGATAAAACTATAGAATGTAGTGATGCTTCCGCTTTAGCGAATGCTCAAGCTTTATTTCCAACTGCTACAGATTCTTGTGATGCAGACGTAACAAATATCGTAAAAGTAAGCGGTTCATTTACAGCTTCTGCTGGATGCGGAAATGCAGGAACTTACACCAATACGTGGACCGTTAAAGATGATTGCGGAAATACTTCTGATACTTTCACGCAGATAATCACTATTCAAGATACGACTGCACCAACTTGGACAACTTTAGCTGGATCTTTAGATAAAACTATAGAATGCAGCGATGCTTCCGCTTTAGCGAATGCTCAGACTTTATTTCCAACTGCTACAGATTCTTGCGATGCAGATGTAACAAATATTGTAAAAGTAAGCGGTCTGTTTACAGCTTCTACAACATGTGCAAATGCTGGAACTTATACCAACACTTGGACTGTTAAAGATGATTGCGGAAATACTTCTGATACTTTCACGCAGATAATCACTATTCAAGATACGACTGCGCCAACTTGGACAACTTTAGCTGGATCTTTAGATAAAACTATTGAATGTAGCGATGCTTCCGCTTTAGCGAATGCTCAGACTTTATTTCCAACTGCTACAGATTCTTGCGATGCAGATGTAACAAATATCGTAAAAGTTAGTGGTGCATTTACAGCTTCTCCAACATGTGCAAATGCTGGAACTTACACCAATACTTGGACTGTTAAAGATGATTGCGGAAATACTTCTAGCACTTTCACACAAATAATTACGATTCAGGATACAACTGCGCCATTATTTACAGGAAATCTTCCACAAAATATGACTGTTTCATGTGATGCTGTTCCGGAACCTGCGGAAATGACTGCATCTGATAATTGTAATGGAAGTTTACCAATAGTATTTTCTGAAACAAAATCAGATATTCAAAATGGATGTGCTTCAAATTACACTTTAACGCGTACTTGGAAAACTAGTGATTGTGGAGGAAACACAGTTTCTTATACTCAAATAATTACAGTAAAAGATACAACTGCTCCAACTGGAACGGCACCTGCGAATGTAACTAATTTAGCTAGCATCGATTTAATTCCTGTGGGAAGTCCAGCGGATATTAAAGATGCGGCGGATAATTGCAGCCCCACCGTTAATATCACTGTAAAAGACACAAATAGCGGATGTGACGGAAACGTAAATATCTTAACCAGAACATATACATTAACAGATTGTGCTGGAAACAAAACGGAATTAGTTCAGACCTTTACTATAAACTGTAAAAAAGCCATTATAGCAAATGATGATTCTGCAGGTCCGATTGCAGGTGTTAATCATACTACAACTAATGTTTTGAATGTTTTTTCAAATGACACTCTGGATGGTGCGCCAGCTACTCCATCGAATGTTATCTTGACTACAGTAACACCAAATCCGTTTTTGCAATTAAATCCGAATGGTTCTATTGATATATTGCCAAATGCACCGGTTGGAACATTAACTTTAGTTTATCAAATTTGTGAAGCAAACCAAACAAATAATTGTGATACTGCAACTGTAACAATTACTATTGAAGCTCCAAAAATGACGGTTACTGCAACTCCAATCTGTGTAAACGATGTTCCATATATTGATTATGTGGTAACACCTTTAAACTTTACTCCTGTAAACGGTGTAAGCATTGTATGGGCTGATAGCAGTAATAATGCTGTAACAACAATGAATAACTTGCCATTAACTGGACGTATTTTATGGCCAGGTGCTATAATAGACAACAATGGAAAAGGTATCGACTGGCCAGGATGGATTTTCGAAAACAACAAATGGGTTCAAGGTGCAGATGGTTTTGAAAAATTGCGTCCAACAGCTAATTTGATTGTAACATTAAATCCAACAGAAACTATTACGGTAAATTATCCTCCTTCTGATCCTTATTGTACATCTCGTCCTGCATTTGCCATTGTTGCAAATAACGACACAGCTGGTCCAATAAACGGAGTTTCTGGAGCAAATAATATCGTAAATGTTTTAACTAATGATACATTGAATGGTTCTGCAGTAAACATAAATGACGTAACATTAACAACAACTATTCCTGATCCAAAAGGAGCGTTAACTTTAAATGCCGATGGCTCAGTAAATGTTGCTCCGAATACACCTGAAGGAACGTACACATTAACATATCAAATTTGCGAAAAAGCTGATTTTGGAAATTGCGCAACCGCTGTCGTAACAGTAACGGTTATAACTCCAGCTGCGCCTCCAACTCCTGTTGTTGCAAATGACGATACTTACAGTAATATTGGATGCAACACTTTTGGAGTAGTAGGTAATGTTTTAAGCAATGATTTAAAAGGCACAACTCCTGTAACTCTAGAAATAGTAAACTTTACGCTTCTTAGTGATAATAATAGTAAAACTGATCCGAATATTACAATCAGTAATTCTGGAAGTGTAACTGTTTCTAGTTTAACGCCTGCTGGAACTTATACTTACAGTTATAGAATCTGCGACAAATTAAGTTCTGAAAATTGTGATACCGCAATTGTTACTATTACAGTGGTTCCAAATGGTACTACGCAATTTAGCAGTGAAGCTTGTACAGACGATTCATCTCTTCTAAATTTAACTAGTTTGCTTCCTGAAGGAAGTCCAACTACTGGAACTTGGGTAGACAGAAGTAATTCAAATGCGCTTCAAGGAAACATTTTTAATCCGTTTGGGTTGGCTTTAGGAAATTATGTTTTAGAATATTTAATCGCCGACGAAAAATGTCCAAGAAGCATCATTCTAAACATGGAAGTAAATGATGATTGTAAAGTTTTGGCTTGTGGTGAAGTATTTCCTCATAACGCTTTCTCTCCAAATGGTGACACATTCAATGACACGTTTAAAATTGACTACATCGACGATTTAACTTGTTATCCAGAAAACACGGTCGAAATCTATAATCGTTGGGGTATTTTAGTTTTTGAAACCAAAAACTACAATAATACAACGAATGCATTTGATGGAATTTCTAGAGGAAGAACAACTGTTAAACAATCTGACGGATTACCTACTGGAACTTATTTTTATATCATTAATTATAAATCTCTAGATGGCAATAACAACCTTCAAGATAACAAGCTAAGCGGTTATTTATATCTATCAAAATAA